From the genome of Malus sylvestris chromosome 13, drMalSylv7.2, whole genome shotgun sequence:
ACAGGCAAAGCAAAACGATGCGCACCAGGAGGCACTGGGAGCTAGCTGTGTGCTGAAAACCCATGTACTATTTGAACTGCGAATCTTATGCGTACAACCTCACTCGCATGACACGTACACGTTTCGTTGGGTGGCAGGTGTCCAAAATTTGAATCGCTGACTCCTACGAATATATATTCCAAATTCCAAACTTATATAAGAACAAAGAAAATTTGCACAATAGTATACGAATTTTTtccaatttatcaaattatcacCTAGACTAAAGAAACTTACAGTTGACCactcaaattttgaattgtattcGAGCACATATGTGATATGTCTGCTTCTATTCATTCTCATTTCCGTCGAATAATGGCTCGTGACAAGAAGATGTGCACTTTGTAAAAGCTATTTTCGTAATTTCAATCTAATATGGTCTAGGTTTGATGAGTTCTGAGTTTTTTAGGAGAAAAAAGTTGTATATACACATAATATATGTCTATTGAGTGATGAACGGTCCCAGTATTTTAAGAGTTGTTTGGTATTTAATTTGGAACGtatgtttagtttttttttttttttaatcaaatgaaacatttgttaaattagatgttaCATAAAAGAGCAGACGAAGTTTAAATCCACACCATTATCCTATACTAACATTCTTATCCATCACCATAGTAAGGAGTCACTTCAGTTCACATGAGTAATTGTACATAATTGAAAAAGTCAAAAGGAATATCATTTAtgcaattttctccaaaaataaaagaatagaatgaaaagaattaTATGAGAGCCTAATTTATTGCTCTCAACGAACACATGAAGGCACGGACTGACATACGTTACCTCAGATTAAACCCCCATCCCTTCAAGAAGTGAGAGAGATTTTTTCCCCTAGCTTAATTAGGTGGTTGAGAATATTGGTCTGTGTTTTTATGGAGCTAAAACAGGTTTAGGTACACCACTAATTATTGGATTAAATTCATATCAGATATCTCTGCCCCCACTAAACACCCCATCTATATATTTGTCTTCACTTCTCATTACATCCTTCATCACCCCAATCATCCTCCAAAACCCCATTTAAGTTTTCAACTTTGAGCTTTCACACCCtaagaacaaaaccctaatcagTTTCTTATGCTTCTTCTCGCCTAAAGTTATGAACTTTACCACCGTCACCGCCACCATCCAAACCCCAGATACGGACACCGAACCGCCCTCGCCGTCGGACCCCAAATCCAACTTCTTCAGCAGCAGGTCCTTATCCTTCACCAACGGCGCGTTCCAGCCTCAGTCGACGCCAACAATGGTGGTTGCCTACAAAGAATGTCTCAAGAACCATGCTGCCAGCTTAGGCGGCCATGCTCTCGACGGTTGCGGCGAGTTCTTGCCTTCCCCCTCCTCCAACCCAGCTGACCCGACCTCGCTAAAATGCGCCGCTTGTGGCTGTCACCGCAACTTCCACCGCCGTGACCAGTACAGACCCAAAAGTAATGTTATTCGCAACCCCCACCGCCTGCTACCGGCGCCGAAACCAGCTCACTACAACCACAGCTCAAGCCCCAGCCCGAGCTCGAGCCCCAACCCAACTTTGAGCCCGCAGTCTCCACCGCCAGTCTCCCACTTGCCCCCCTCCTATTTCGCTTCCCCGCCGCAAATGCTGCTCGCTCTCAGTTCCGGCTTCTCTGGGCCGTCTGATGAGCACCCCCACCAGCACCAACTCAATCCGACGGCTGTGAAGAAAACGGAGAAGTACCCAGGTGAGAAAAAGAGATCCAGAACAAGGTTCAGCCAagagcagaaggaaaagatgtTGTCTTTTGCCGAGAAAGTGGGGTGGAGATTGCAAAAGAGCGAAGAAAGACTGGTGGAGGATTTCTGCAGCGAGGTGGGGATTGGGAGGGGAGTTTTCAAGGTTTGGATGCACAATAACAAGCACGGTCGGAGGAGATTGGAGAGATTGGGCAGCGGAAACGGCAGCTTAGGCGACGGTGGGAATATGAACAAAAATGTCAGTGAGATCAACGGTGATGGTGAAAGACTTGGTTTTGACTCCATGAATGCTCACATCGCCAGCTACAATGTCAATGCCAACCCCCTGAACGAAGGCAGCAGAGCAAGTTTCCACCTTTCCACCAATGGGTCGTCGTCTTCGTCGTGAACCAGAGAGAAAGATGGAAGCTTTTGGGAGATATTAAAGTTAATTAATCACGCTTATTAGTATAAACATCTCTTGTTAATTCGCTAGCTCGTTCGTTAATTAATAGCTACCGCGTACTGACCGATCTGCTACTGTTTTGGCGAGGCCGAGAGGAAGGGATTAGAGAGGATAACGATTAAAGAGAAAGTTAATCATATGTTTAGCTGAAAGATATTATTCTTAATGCAAAGTTAATTAGTCGATGTTTTTAGCTTTCCATTAGTAATATAAAGTTGCTTTCTTATGCAgacatgtttgtttgttttctagCTGCTGATTAGTCTTTTTCCTTGTGGTTTAACGATTATAATATTTGATATTTCCATTTTTGGGTGGCATGAATTTCGTGTTTGGTATTTTAAATTCCCTTTAAATGTTTAATATTATCCATTAAGCTTAAAGGCAAAGCCTTCCCCATGCTTGTTTGTCCTATAGGGCACCCGTATTCCTAATTTTATTGAACTAATTTTTAACTTGAATAATATTTGGTTATTTAAAGGATGAGTTAGAGTTTTTACTTAAAAAAACTTGCTTGTTGCTAATTTATGAAACTTCGCGTTTGTAATGAAAACAGTTTATATTTAAGTCATTCTATAAATATTGTCTTTGTTAAAAATCAACTAAACCTAAGATCGTTTAATCATCGAACTGTATAAAAAATAGATAACGAaattggtaaaagcattacgaaccgtctatgtatttgctacaatgctacaatagattgactaaacgactttagatttaatttattttttttgcagaaATGATCTTTACAATGTGATCATAATATGAACGATTCAAAATCATAAACATAAAACTCTCTGAAGAGTTTTGAGTAGGAGTTCATACTCATCATTAAGTAGCTAAGCATGATTATTCAATCATATTGTATTATACTATTATTGGTATGATAGGTCATGTTATTCGTATCTAGATACTATTATTGGTTCGAGATACTATTGGAGAACCTCCAAATCATTCAACACAAATTTAAGTATAGGAGgagataaaacaaaaaaaaaaagattagtgGTAATTAATCTTCATGAGATAGGGCATAAGATTATCAGGTCGAGATCTAGAACCGAGTCCCCGTGACTCTTTAAATTGAGATAGAATTGGGACCagcaaacaaaaattaataatctCCTTCATCAAACTTGTTCTTTGGCCTTACAATATTAATGCTTCCTTTCTGACATCACCAAATCCACCATTTCCATACTTATTATCCTCACCTGTGTGTCAAAGTTGTGCATGGTCCTTTCATTTTCGTAGTCTTCCCTTCACATTTCACTCAATCACTGAGAAAGGAAAGACCGCTTGCATAGAACGGGTCCACAGTTTCGATGACGTTTGTGGTAACGTTATGTCGAGAAACACCGGTTGCACATGAATTTGCATATCTGGTTTTAGGGTGTAGCAACATGTATGTACTAAAACAAA
Proteins encoded in this window:
- the LOC126595088 gene encoding zinc-finger homeodomain protein 11-like, yielding MNFTTVTATIQTPDTDTEPPSPSDPKSNFFSSRSLSFTNGAFQPQSTPTMVVAYKECLKNHAASLGGHALDGCGEFLPSPSSNPADPTSLKCAACGCHRNFHRRDQYRPKSNVIRNPHRLLPAPKPAHYNHSSSPSPSSSPNPTLSPQSPPPVSHLPPSYFASPPQMLLALSSGFSGPSDEHPHQHQLNPTAVKKTEKYPGEKKRSRTRFSQEQKEKMLSFAEKVGWRLQKSEERLVEDFCSEVGIGRGVFKVWMHNNKHGRRRLERLGSGNGSLGDGGNMNKNVSEINGDGERLGFDSMNAHIASYNVNANPLNEGSRASFHLSTNGSSSSS